One Salmo trutta chromosome 19, fSalTru1.1, whole genome shotgun sequence genomic window carries:
- the LOC115154813 gene encoding M-phase inducer phosphatase 3-like isoform X3, whose protein sequence is MLLHRDHHTKMSVLLEGKFSCLVESFAVVDCCYPYEYQGGHIMGALSLPNTDEAVDSILSQRLKAHTFDKRLVLELHCEFSSERAPRTCRQLRSVDHSMNEYPALHYPQGWLHRLLSPGAL, encoded by the exons ATGCTGCTGCACAGGGATCACCACACAAAG ATGAGTGTTCTTCTGGAAGGGAAGTTCAGCTGCTTGGTTGAGTCTTTTGCCGTGGTGGACTGCTGTTACCCATATGAGTATCAGGGAGGACACATTATG GGGGCTCTGAGCCTGCCCAACACAGACGAGGCAGTGGATAGCATACTGTCCCAGAGGCTAAAAGCCCACACATTTGATAAGAGGCTTGTGTTGGAGCTGCACTGTGAATTCTCCTCCGAAAGAGCACCCAGAAC GTGTCGCCAGTTGCGCAGTGTGGACCACAGCATGAACGAATACCCAGCCCTGCACTATCCTCAAGGGTGGCTACATAGACTTCTCTCACCAG GAGCACTGTGA
- the LOC115154813 gene encoding M-phase inducer phosphatase 2-like isoform X1 — protein sequence MHGSISVATALNNSSPDLRPFFLSSNMTPSFYPNFESLSCPFLFSCVHGLTYIMVDTMSVLLEGKFSCLVESFAVVDCCYPYEYQGGHIMGALSLPNTDEAVDSILSQRLKAHTFDKRLVLELHCEFSSERAPRTCRQLRSVDHSMNEYPALHYPQGWLHRLLSPGAL from the exons ATGCACGGTTCAATCTCTGTTGCTACAGCTTTGAATAATTCTTCCCCAGATCTTCGTCCTTTTTTTCTGTCTTCCAACATGACTCCTTCCTTTTACCCCAATTTTGAATCTCTCTCCTGCCCTTTCCTTTTCTCATGTGTCCATGGCTTGACGTACATCATGGTTGACACA ATGAGTGTTCTTCTGGAAGGGAAGTTCAGCTGCTTGGTTGAGTCTTTTGCCGTGGTGGACTGCTGTTACCCATATGAGTATCAGGGAGGACACATTATG GGGGCTCTGAGCCTGCCCAACACAGACGAGGCAGTGGATAGCATACTGTCCCAGAGGCTAAAAGCCCACACATTTGATAAGAGGCTTGTGTTGGAGCTGCACTGTGAATTCTCCTCCGAAAGAGCACCCAGAAC GTGTCGCCAGTTGCGCAGTGTGGACCACAGCATGAACGAATACCCAGCCCTGCACTATCCTCAAGGGTGGCTACATAGACTTCTCTCACCAG GAGCACTGTGA
- the LOC115154813 gene encoding M-phase inducer phosphatase 3-like isoform X2: MTPSFYPNFESLSCPFLFSCVHGLTYIMVDTMSVLLEGKFSCLVESFAVVDCCYPYEYQGGHIMGALSLPNTDEAVDSILSQRLKAHTFDKRLVLELHCEFSSERAPRTCRQLRSVDHSMNEYPALHYPQGWLHRLLSPGAL; encoded by the exons ATGACTCCTTCCTTTTACCCCAATTTTGAATCTCTCTCCTGCCCTTTCCTTTTCTCATGTGTCCATGGCTTGACGTACATCATGGTTGACACA ATGAGTGTTCTTCTGGAAGGGAAGTTCAGCTGCTTGGTTGAGTCTTTTGCCGTGGTGGACTGCTGTTACCCATATGAGTATCAGGGAGGACACATTATG GGGGCTCTGAGCCTGCCCAACACAGACGAGGCAGTGGATAGCATACTGTCCCAGAGGCTAAAAGCCCACACATTTGATAAGAGGCTTGTGTTGGAGCTGCACTGTGAATTCTCCTCCGAAAGAGCACCCAGAAC GTGTCGCCAGTTGCGCAGTGTGGACCACAGCATGAACGAATACCCAGCCCTGCACTATCCTCAAGGGTGGCTACATAGACTTCTCTCACCAG GAGCACTGTGA
- the LOC115154813 gene encoding M-phase inducer phosphatase 3-like isoform X4, which yields MSVLLEGKFSCLVESFAVVDCCYPYEYQGGHIMGALSLPNTDEAVDSILSQRLKAHTFDKRLVLELHCEFSSERAPRTCRQLRSVDHSMNEYPALHYPQGWLHRLLSPGAL from the exons ATGAGTGTTCTTCTGGAAGGGAAGTTCAGCTGCTTGGTTGAGTCTTTTGCCGTGGTGGACTGCTGTTACCCATATGAGTATCAGGGAGGACACATTATG GGGGCTCTGAGCCTGCCCAACACAGACGAGGCAGTGGATAGCATACTGTCCCAGAGGCTAAAAGCCCACACATTTGATAAGAGGCTTGTGTTGGAGCTGCACTGTGAATTCTCCTCCGAAAGAGCACCCAGAAC GTGTCGCCAGTTGCGCAGTGTGGACCACAGCATGAACGAATACCCAGCCCTGCACTATCCTCAAGGGTGGCTACATAGACTTCTCTCACCAG GAGCACTGTGA